The genome window tattttcatggaACACAAAACCTTCAATCATTtgtcgaaaaataatttcataattcttTTTGTTTCACCGAATACTATTAAATGGGGACAATTGACctggtgaataaaaatcgtGAGGAGTACTTACTGTTGGATTATTATCATCCGGCAATATCATCTGATTCTTCGGTTTTGGAGTGAGTTTACTGAAGAGACCACCCAACCACGAGCCGCTGCTGCCCGAAGAACTCTTCTTATCACTcggtttctcaatttttttaccctcCACCGGTTTTTTGACGCTCATTGGCTCGATCGCATCTAATTCCTCAAGAGGATCGTATTGTTTTCCCGATGATGGCCCCATCGATATGTGTGGCTGtggctgaaataaaaaatacgagtAATTATCGCAGATTGATCTTGGCAAAGTCTGTCGATGTCTACTGTTAGGGAAATTTCGATTGCGAATATTCATGACATGCTGACATtaacaataattcatttcacGATTCGATACCCTAACAGCAAGCAACGACAAACCTTGCAAATTTATCATTGAGTAACAATATGACTAGATTATTTAAATCAATAACAACTATTTTATGATTCAATGGACAATCAttcatcgataaattttttattgatttcaatGTCTTCATTCAATACTAACATCATTTGTGAttacattataattttttgtcaagtgaTAACGTTTTATCTCTCGTATTATCATTGTGGAAAGGACTATCCTCATCAGTAGTAAAAGAAACTTGACTAGAGAACTAATTTTTAACAAATCTTTTAACATGGACTTATCATGATGATGACGAATCATGTGAATGGAGAACATGATTATGATTACGAGAGTAATAAGTAGTAAAATACGTTTGATAGTCGCAAAATCACAAGTATTATTGCAATATCAAACGTAAATTTATGACGTGGAACAgacatttcataaaattcaaaaaaggaAGGAGTAATTCCAACCAGAAAAATAACTTGAtcaattataatatttaactAGATAAATCGTATTTTAGTAGCCAAGTGAGCAAACGAGATAAATAACTCATCTTTGAGTTGAGTTTTTGAGTGATATCTCGGAATTTAAAGGAGATAACGGATTTTTTGGTATTACATTGGTTCTAGTACTCAATTTGCTCTATAAAAAAAGTTATGACAACAATTTTGCCATCTCCCCtggattccgagatattcattaaaaaccaGTTAACATTCAAAAgtaacttatctcgttttaccactttgctACTGATTGAATCCTTTAAACTGCTGGTGCATCCCCGAAGATGATAGCACCCAGTCctggaaatatatattttataacaaCAAATAAAGAAGCAATTATTGTCTTGATGACCGTAAGGTGGCCACGAAGAggagttaaaaataaaaaatattgtacttTAAtttgcactgagagaaaaaaagttgtAAATCGgacggataattttttatttaaacactCAGTGCTTTTCAACAGTATCAACGGAATAAGTCCGTGACGATACGAAATATCTGAGCACTTTTTATAGAATTGGGTGATTAAACTGTATATTCAATCGTTAATTCTGAGGGCTCCAAATAGAAGCTTCATGATTGAATCACATGGGGGTTCAAATCTATAATAAATTGATCACATTTAAATAGTTATTTGACTGGATCCCATTCCGTCGGTCTGAAAACTTATTGTAAGCGACATCAACGGGATCGCATGCAGTAAGATATATTCAATGGAATAATGACTCGGTTTCAAACGAATATGTCATTATCTACGCTGTATAGGGGACGCCCTGGTAAAATGAAGATTTCAAATATTGAAACAATGGAAATCTATTTTCATGTGAAGGAAGGAACATGCATCCAATCAAATCTATTCCGTTCAATCTACACTGggcaaaaaaatcaatgaatcaaaaaaatatttgtttggaTAGTCCCAAAGaaatattcttaaaaaaaaattatccgtcATCTTGACGGTATTTCAGCTATTCTAacgcaataaattttttcaaatcaataacaataaattagAGTTAATGAAATTGTGGTGACTCAAGAAAATATTTAGGTGCTATTAAAGcaaatatttctttgattctcactcgttatttttctcagtgtacgatatttttctctcagtgtcgGTTTTACAAACCATAAATCTTCTACAGAGACTGTCACATGACAACAACCTTAACTTTAAAACGGCGAATCGATATTAAATGTCTTTGATATTCGTTTCGGAGCAAGAAAACGTCCTCTGTCATTAGTTCCGTAATTGTTAGCACTTTGGCATGGGGTATCTATATCGTATGTGCCCCCAAAAATAATGGGTCTGTAGTGCAAACCACTCAAACCCGATCCCTGTGCATTAGACCACGCGTCCACAGTATCACAAATAATGTCTTTTCTCCTTCCTTGAGGAGGTCCGTTCATTAAACTCTTTGTTTCAATGTCACCGTACTTTcccggatattttttttccctgcgTTTTTCCGTGGGAAGATAATTCAATCCAACGTCGAGGGATTTGGAATCCAGAATCCCTCCCAATGAATCGATTCCCAATTGACTAAACTGAATATCCAAATCAGTTGTGGCTTCACTGATTTTCATGCCAATGCCAGCCATTTCTGGCGCATTTTCCGTATCATCCTCTCCTTTCAGGTCGTTATCAGTCTCCAATATCTCGTCATCTCCATCTCCATCAATTTCGCCTGAGTCAAGAGGATCAGCATCGTCGTGATCATCATTATCGTCCTGACTTTTGATCTTCGGTTTACACTTCAAAAATTCTGGTGGACGAGCTGGCGGTGGTGCCAAGTATTTGGAACAAGTTTTCTTGTATTTACTAACTAGACCCTTCTTCTTATTGATTATGTTGGGATACGAAGCAACGATCTTCGGATATTTGACAGATTTTTTGGAATTCTCTGGCACTGCATTTGGTAATTTAGTGATAACATCGATTGTGTACAAATGGGGAGATTTCATTTCTGTGTCATTTCGTGTGTCTGACGAAATGTTATTAATTGGACTGTTCTTAGAGTATATTCTACGACGTCTTAATAGATTGACACAATCGGGACTGGAGAAGTTCCATTCATCAGGGAAATTATTATCCGATTGAAGAGTGTGATTACTTACATCGGGCATTGGTGATCTGTCCTTTTTTTCCGACTAATGGTGCGTGAGAGCATAAATAaagaattatataaattaaatcaggaagagcgagaaagagataGAAAGAGTAATCGTGTAATACGAACATTAAAAAAGTAATTTACGAGACTTGAAAACGCAAATTACAATTCTGAAAACGTAAATTACGAGATCGGACCTCATaaattacattcaattttaatattaacaaaaacaataatcaaataacattaacaaaaaattaatgatatggTCATCTCTGATAACTATACAGTGGGCATCGAAAATTCATTCGAGTAAaaactatgaaaaatgttagCATATCCTTAAGAGATATGATAcctcatgaatttttaaatttatcctAACGACTacttaaaatataaataactgAACCACTCACCTCATAATTCCATGCATTATTCATCTGAGTAGAATCCCCTTCAGTCTGCTCAGCCTGGTAATTCTGTCCTGAATCAGTTTGCTGATGCTGCCAGTCATTGTACTCATGTTGATTATAAGTCGGCTGTTGTCCCCAATAATCCTGCTGACTTTGCGGAATATTCGATTGTTGCTGATTGAACTGATAACTATGTAAATCTGTACTGTTATCAGGATATTGAACACCTTGTTGATTCAACGGTAATGGTTGCCACTGTTCCTGAGTGGTGTCCACTGATGGTACCTCCATCAACGACAGTCCACCATCCCCATACTCTTGATGATTAGAATGAACCCAttgattcatttgaatttgttGTTGCATATCCACACGTTCTTGACTCTGCTGGATTTCCTGTGGATCAGCCAGAGCTTCACGCGAGTGAAATCCATCATGAGTTATCTCCCCAGTCTCATATCTACCGATAACTCCTGCTAAGTTATCGAGCCAAGTGAGGGAAATGTCATTTTCAACCGAGTCCTTAAAAACCGgatcatgaaatttcattttttcactcaatttgTAGACATTCGCAACGAACGTGGGTTCGAATTTCGATGGCGAATTCACAATATTCACTGAAATTTGTTCCAGATAAAGTATTCCCTTCTCCACCAATCCATAATCTATCATCTTCAGGgcattttcaaatttaaacGTCTGTAGAGCCGTCAACATGAAGGTAGACTCACTAAGACTCCTGGCGTATTCGTAAATTTCCGTCAACATAACCGCCTCGAGTGTCACAAAATCCTCATAATGCTTATTATGATTAGCTCCAATGAgcactattttttcatccgatttACCGTAATTACCAAAATCAATTTCCGCAAGAATATAGCAAAAATGAGCAGCGTAAATATCCCCACGTGTTGCCATTGTATCTCCCATAGTAGTAATGGACTTGCGATTTATCTCTGGATTTACTGAAGTGTTTGATATTATCATCGCAAGATGAGGACGCCAGTCATCCCATTTTGAATCAGCAAGACACGTTACACTGGCAGGCACTCGGCCCGAATGGAGTTGATAAAGTGTTTGGAGGGGATCTTGAACTGATAAACTATTGGCAAAACGAGTCATCACTAAGGCATGAGTACGTTTGTCCAATTTGCTAGCCAGGAACAAAGCGTGACCCCACAATCCTTCAGTCATAGCGTATTCAAGAGCCTCTTGGACGAGACCATAAAGCAGAGTATTTCTAAACTCATTTGTTATCTGCTCTACTGTTTTCCTCGGTTGTTGATCCAAACTGATCTCCCCAGATTCTGGAACAACTGGAGACTCCTCTGATGATTCATTTCCAGCGACACTGGACCGCTGGGAAATACCTGAACTCTGACGATGGAAGTCTCGGTCTTTGGAGACTTCGTTGCCGTCGTAGGGATACGATTCCTTGTTGCGGAGGAGAAGAGCTGCGATATCAACTCCAACAACGTTTCCGTTTTGTTGGATCAACATGATCATCAGTTCGTAGAGGAGAACGTAGGAGGATCGGTTCATGGGTCTGTCGTTGGCAGTTGTTGCCTTTATTTTCGCTTCACAGTATTCGATTATTGTTTTCTTGTGGGTCACACCCTTGATGAGGGGTCCAGGGTAACTCCGAAGCTCACGAACAATGGGATCGTGGAGCAGGAGGCTGTCGATGTTGAGGATGTCCACTTTGGCTCTCTCACCGTCCGCTGGATAACTGGCGTGAACGTGTATCAGGGATCCAATGGAGAAAAGTCCTGTGGAGTTCATTTTCAGTTATTATTGGATATTAAATTCGTTTGATATTTCTGCATTGAGAGAATATTGTTGTAAAACGAAcggagtatttttttattaaaaaaaccaggatttttcaataattccaaCGGAATAAGTCCTTCACGATATCAAATATCTGGGGACTTTTAATGGAATGGCGTGACTAAATTGTATGATTCAATCGTTTATTCTGAGGGCTCCCAAGAGAAACCTCATGATTCGATCCCATGGGGGTTCAGATCTACGAAAGATTTTTGAATTTCCTGAATGTTTTATCACatttaaattgttattttaatgTATCGCATTTCGTCGATCTGAAAACTTATCGTAGGTGACGTCAATGGAATCGCATgcaataagatattttcaatagaaGAATGTCCCTGTGTACCCACTGGTAAAATGATgatttaaaatgttgaaacaaGTGAATTCTATTTACACATGAAAGAACATGTATTCAACACCATGTATTCAATGCATTATATGATATTCTTTCTCAGTATTGTCTTATGTCGCAGGTTATATCGTTACGAATCTCTgaagacaaaacaaattcaattGTCAATTATTAAGTCAAATCGTCTCATGGTATGACGAGCAGTCAAAGTTGTCCAAGTCTAGTACTGAGAAAGggaaatcaatcaatcaatctacAAAATTGGGAATATATTCTTGGAGCAGTTCTTTCTAAACTGATCCTCTGACTTTCCTCACATGTTAATCCTTTGAAAAAAGGACATacacctcaaatctcgaatcgaatcgaacatatcgaaattccgtaacacttattagtgattggtagatacattcacagcgacaaaatttgaatttcacaagtatacaagtatcaagtaaatcaagtcaaaggatgagttaattagtagaaaataaaaacgtagttagaaaatggaaatgaaacaagttactcatcaaatgtaaatatctatatcttatcgaaactcctgtattttccaagtcgtcttacagcttcaagacatttaaaattttgcatgttgccgacaagtgggaaatagatcagctgtgaatatatcagcaatttttaaaaatccatgtttacgaaatgatgacgtgttcaacgtcatacgcgattacttcaggatcattttgatataattattttgaatttaaatattacattgactttttatatccctataattcaactgctctactcatacagtagttaaaataaggtgcgctcaccgcaaatgtgacttaaataaaaaatatcacaacaattaagattaaccAAATCGCGCGCGGTGGCGCGCGACTATGTCTCGTCAATAAAAAGCTTCAATGGGCGAGAATTCCTCGATTTTTATCCCCATCATGTGATTCAGTATTCAAACATTCCTGTTGTTAGCTAATAAtgttttattatattattatttactcCTAAAATTCACCTTGAACATGAGATGTGGAGAACTTAGTTGGAGTCATCCGAGAAGTCATCGTCTGGTCCTCACTTAGCGATATATCACCTGTTAGAAATTTTCCGCTTCCGGTTCTACGAAGAAAGAATACAGATAATCAAACATGAAATTAAAACATTAATCACGATGAGGTTGATGATAGAGCAGAAAATCGTGAGTCCAGTGCCAATGAATTGTATGTGActggataaataaaaatacaggaACAGAATTTAAGGATATGAAATACTTGAGGCTCGATTCTGCAGACAAGGTTTCCTCCACCTCACCTTAAtattcttcgataaaaatttcttgaGTCATTCCTTTTTGAACTGAGGGAAGGAGTGCTGGTCCATCGGACCCCAAAAGAGGATGAGAAGGGTAATTTGATTGAAGAACCAAAACATGGACTGGGCGTCAGGCATAATCTACTTTAAATGAGGACAAATGTGGAGGAATagaggaaataaatattagCAAACTAGataaaaaactattaaataatacgtaaaaaatatttgcaatgCGAGTCGGTCAAGTGCATAAACCAATAATCAATTGTAGAATATtatctacaattttttaatacataTTTGTCAAATTTCTTAACGTTCACCTCATAACtacagtgagagaaaaatttagtaaaagtgaacgattattttttggcTGAATCATTCGGTCTTGTTCAATCGTGTCAagggaataataaattaatgtcaCGAAACATGTCGGCACTTTTAGAAGAGTAAGTGGTTAAACTAGATGTTTTAATCGTTGATTTTGAGGGCTCCAAACATGAACCTCATGCTTCGATCAAGTGAGGGTTCGAAACTATCGTATGTTGGTTCGtattccctgaatttttaattgaattctaaTAGTTATTTTAATGTGTCGCtttttgttgatctgaaaaCTTATTGCAGGCGATATCAATGGAATCGCAGGTAATAAGATATTTATAATGGAATAGAGACCCATTTTCGACGGAATATTTCATTACCTGGACTTTATTGGGAACTCACTGGGGAAATGAAGGATTAAAATGAATCCTTCCGAACGATTTAATAGAATTCTAGTTTGATACAAAAGAATATACGTCCAATAAGATCTATTTCGTATAACctacgatatttttctctcagtgtacgactagtattttcagaaattttatgaaactAGAAAAGACgggaaaataaagaattttcCGAGTTCACTGATCGCTTCTTGATTATTTTAATGTCCTAATcacaaatcaaaaaaattgaaaccaaAAAACCTGTACTAAAGCGATAAAAACATTCAGAATTGTTTAGACAATTCTCTTGGTCAATTTTCCAATGTTATAtctatcaatttaaaaaactcatttttatttattagaaCTGTTTGACTAATGAGAATTGCTCCTAATCAGACTTGAATGAACAACTCAAACATCGAAAGAATTCTTTAATTTCAACttcatttctctctctctaaaAATGCCGGACAACTTCTTCCTTAAAGTCCCACAGAGCCATTAgccaatttttcatgaatatctcaaaatctaggGAAGATAGCAAGATTGGCATCTGAATCTTTTTTGTCGAACGACTCAAgcactacaacaaatgtcataaCAAAAAAGTCGCTATCTCCCGCAGATCCAGAGATATTCCGCAAAAATTAGACCCCGAGGCAAGTCGACTTATCCCTTttcaccacttcgctactgaaatttcattctaaCATTCAGATATACGTTTTACCCaccgaaaaaaatggaagactaACGAATTAAAAactacataaataaataaacaacgtACCTATCATCACACGAGCTTTGTCCAGAATGCACACTCGCCCTATCCTCCGGATAATTAACCACAGACTGTGATAGTTTCGATTGCTGTTGCTGATGATGTGGATGATTAGCATAATATCGATTATACCAATCCATATATGCCGATGGATTAGTCCTTCTCAAATTCTCCAGATAAGCGTAATAATTAGCATTGTAATTAGGCCCATATTCATACCCAGAATATCCATTATTATATCCATAATACATATCCCTCCTCATATAATAATCTCGATCTCGATCGTTGTAAGACGATCTACTGGAGGGCCTCGAGCTTCTGGAGTACGGATCATCGTAGTACTCCCTCCTATGATCACGTTCATAATCCTCAAATCGTCGCCTCCTACGATCAGAATCAGTAAAATCACGAGATCGTGGATCTCTCGAGTCTCTCCCATCTCTCATATAATAATCTCTCCCATCTCTATCTCTGCGTTTTGCCTCATCAGATCTCTCTGTTCGACTTCTCCGTTCATCACGTTTTCCCATACCTCTGCCATCTCTCTCGTCATCACCCCTGGCCCTCCCACGACGTCCGGAATCATCATTGTCATCAACTCTGTGCCCACCATCGCCACTTCTGTACGAAGTGTCCCGACGATCCAGATCCTCTCGCGAGCTGTAGGGACGATCATAATCTCCTCGTCGACgatcataataataatcatcatcGCATGGTCTATCCCCCATGTGCTcgtagtaatttttatcgtaacGTCGTCGATTTTCCAGTGGTAGAGGACTCGAATCTCGTGGATCTCTACGTtctcgtctctctctgctctCGTCCCTGGAATTTCCAGACTCCTCATCATCACCGTCTTCATAAGAGTCACGACGTTTAGGAGATCCTGGGGGAATAATTGGAGCCTCTCTCGTTGATGCACCAACAGCTTCTTCTCGAGTCTCCTGAATGTTCATGCTCGATGACATTGATGAGTATTCCTGAGACCCAGTGACAACACGACTTTTCCTATCGTCAGACTTCATGGATGCCGTCAGTGTCACTTCAATTGGCGATATTCCCCCAGGTATTTGTCTCATTCCACTGTCAATATTCCCCAGATCAGGATGAACAGCAGTGCCAGCTATTCCACTACCTGTCACCTGACGCACTTCATTCGCTTCAAAATGAACATGAGAACTTTGTTGGAGAGGCGTTATCCTCTCCTCACCCGAGGGATCGTTCCTGGATTGACTTGGCGGGACTGATCTCTCCCTACCCGATGGATCATTCCTACGTTCAAGAGGATCCAACTCTACTCGACCAGTATCGCGAATCAATTCTCCACTGTCACCACGCTCTTCCCCAGGTGGCATATTCCTGTGTTCACTTCCAGGAGAAATTGTGTATTGCTCCTGTCCAGTGGGATCGTTCCTCGAGAGCTCGGTATTGCTGGACTGCCCAGGTACCTCTCGAAGGAAAGGAATATCACTAGGAACATCATCGTTATCTTCGTCCTGACTGGGAGCTACAGATTCCTGATCATGATGAGAGTCTGTTAATTCACCAGTCTCGAGAAAAGTGTTTCTATCGTTCGATGCAAATTCAAAGTTTTCAACAGCCGGTGACTCCTGTTCCAAGTGAGGCTGTTGGTAGTGAGGAACATGAAATGCAGACGGAGGATCGATTTCCGGTGCTCGGAGGTCAGATCGTGGATCTTCCTGAGGTGATGTCAGGGTGAATTCAGCAGGTGGTTGAATGCTCTCGCTAATGTCAACTGGAGGGTCTAGGGGAGTAGATGTTGCTGGTGGTGTCCAGTGCTTTCGTAATGGCAGCTGCATTTCATTGACATTTGGATAACGATTAGGCTGGGGTACTGAAGCAACCTGAGGTGTCTGAGCTGTACCATCATTGTACCATTGATCATAGTGCATGTACTGTGAACTATTGCTACGTgacatattttcattttgatgaTTTACTTTTTGCAGTTGTAATAAATCATGTTCCTGGAGAGGGCGTACGATACTCGTTGGTGGCGCTGGTTTGTTGGCTCTGTAATTGGATTCTGGATGATTAATTGATGGCACCTGTGGTGATGAGTAGTCACTGAACATCGGTAATTGCTCTTGCGGCTGGGGTGGTGTAACGCCAGGGGATTGAGTCTGATTACTAGCACTCGGTGGACTATCGAACACCTGCTCCTGAGGAGGTGCCTGCGGAGTTTTATCGACATCATGGAATAGCTGTTGTTGAGCTGAAGGATAAGGTAG of Diachasmimorpha longicaudata isolate KC_UGA_2023 chromosome 3, iyDiaLong2, whole genome shotgun sequence contains these proteins:
- the LOC135160622 gene encoding uncharacterized protein LOC135160622 isoform X1; this encodes MNNPYRARPGRLRGEPSAAPIPPQSYGSQNKSSWPQATGGLQHGEIPPAMPPNVFQPQQPTSISTPPKATGDSWDWGNDNSSENGNNAWNWSVDQTHESQTQPQGPASYLQSGQTRQSSAQDNYYTNANGNNRSHLPPQSAPPQAIGNQPRAASRESTPNLLPESYSHYSNYSGKQQQVFQSPPSTIEAQLPSDSGLNVPGAPHASNNQPQWGQPPSPHLAPSSTPQDNENKNMGYHHHLGQQQHPQQSNLPQETWKNQVQSTMAPPASNYWLNSGPDNDSFDKINNQRMQMSQQHDEPQFNIPSNSPAQNIENVTRRGSHHSSPLAPQLQNENQRKPSPNNQHLATCNVFPEEVPQPPQKNQAWPTIKDNIPNQLNDNPLQHHDNCSIHYSQPLKSSLVCDTQVFPPVSKFNDVHSTSFAPSAGSVESSFINHPIIEHVKTSNIDKMSDLSFNMKQMNLEEAHKQQTVNQQKEVQPHYLQEIQLPNHRSPQLPYPSAQQQLFHDVDKTPQAPPQEQVFDSPPSASNQTQSPGVTPPQPQEQLPMFSDYSSPQVPSINHPESNYRANKPAPPTSIVRPLQEHDLLQLQKVNHQNENMSRSNSSQYMHYDQWYNDGTAQTPQVASVPQPNRYPNVNEMQLPLRKHWTPPATSTPLDPPVDISESIQPPAEFTLTSPQEDPRSDLRAPEIDPPSAFHVPHYQQPHLEQESPAVENFEFASNDRNTFLETGELTDSHHDQESVAPSQDEDNDDVPSDIPFLREVPGQSSNTELSRNDPTGQEQYTISPGSEHRNMPPGEERGDSGELIRDTGRVELDPLERRNDPSGRERSVPPSQSRNDPSGEERITPLQQSSHVHFEANEVRQVTGSGIAGTAVHPDLGNIDSGMRQIPGGISPIEVTLTASMKSDDRKSRVVTGSQEYSSMSSSMNIQETREEAVGASTREAPIIPPGSPKRRDSYEDGDDEESGNSRDESRERRERRDPRDSSPLPLENRRRYDKNYYEHMGDRPCDDDYYYDRRRGDYDRPYSSREDLDRRDTSYRSGDGGHRVDDNDDSGRRGRARGDDERDGRGMGKRDERRSRTERSDEAKRRDRDGRDYYMRDGRDSRDPRSRDFTDSDRRRRRFEDYERDHRREYYDDPYSRSSRPSSRSSYNDRDRDYYMRRDMYYGYNNGYSGYEYGPNYNANYYAYLENLRRTNPSAYMDWYNRYYANHPHHQQQQSKLSQSVVNYPEDRASVHSGQSSCDDRLCLTPSPCFGSSIKLPFSSSFGVRWTSTPSLSSKRNDSRNFYRRILRTGSGKFLTGDISLSEDQTMTSRMTPTKFSTSHVQGLFSIGSLIHVHASYPADGERAKVDILNIDSLLLHDPIVRELRSYPGPLIKGVTHKKTIIEYCEAKIKATTANDRPMNRSSYVLLYELMIMLIQQNGNVVGVDIAALLLRNKESYPYDGNEVSKDRDFHRQSSGISQRSSVAGNESSEESPVVPESGEISLDQQPRKTVEQITNEFRNTLLYGLVQEALEYAMTEGLWGHALFLASKLDKRTHALVMTRFANSLSVQDPLQTLYQLHSGRVPASVTCLADSKWDDWRPHLAMIISNTSVNPEINRKSITTMGDTMATRGDIYAAHFCYILAEIDFGNYGKSDEKIVLIGANHNKHYEDFVTLEAVMLTEIYEYARSLSESTFMLTALQTFKFENALKMIDYGLVEKGILYLEQISVNIVNSPSKFEPTFVANVYKLSEKMKFHDPVFKDSVENDISLTWLDNLAGVIGRYETGEITHDGFHSREALADPQEIQQSQERVDMQQQIQMNQWVHSNHQEYGDGGLSLMEVPSVDTTQEQWQPLPLNQQGVQYPDNSTDLHSYQFNQQQSNIPQSQQDYWGQQPTYNQHEYNDWQHQQTDSGQNYQAEQTEGDSTQMNNAWNYESEKKDRSPMPDPQPHISMGPSSGKQYDPLEELDAIEPMSVKKPVEGKKIEKPSDKKSSSGSSGSWLGGLFSKLTPKPKNQMILPDDNNPTIVWDPVAKKWTNKDENNEAGTSSLAPPPKATDMSQQPRVESPKPFPPQSAPNQLSSEDATTPNSSKIMTRNNMFKLQKGRGMRANYIDVMNPNASKGNISSIPTPATSPLVPMAASSPQMFIPAPVNDPDAPLNFLTPAQSAFPSQENNSHAMDNGNAVAK